From a region of the Zingiber officinale cultivar Zhangliang chromosome 4B, Zo_v1.1, whole genome shotgun sequence genome:
- the LOC121977617 gene encoding uncharacterized protein LOC121977617, which translates to MDPGMEQLRQTLVEVETEAEELFLARHQLVENDRLKNANREALTALRRRAQTTKSSVPSPFEAVMREIEGTKELVKEICPTCGDHDFKEHTWMMFPGSDIFVRMPFHAAHTTLEKDQERLDYDTKKLQSYVKEKSLLISERGALADRISPDIVNSLITLTDTRK; encoded by the exons ATGGATCCTGGCATGGAGCAACTTCGGCAAACTTTGGTTGAGGTTGAAACAGAAGCTGAGGAACTTTTTTTAGCAAGACATCAG CTTGTAGAAAATGATAGACTTAAGAATGCTAATAGAGAAGCTCTGACAGCTCTTCGTAGGAGAGCTCAGACTACAAAGAGTAGTGTTCCATCACCCTTTGAAGCAGTCATGCGAGAAATAGAGGGAACCAAGGAATTAGTTAAGGAGATATGTCCAACATGTGGAGACCATGACTTCAAGGAGCATACATGGATGATGTTTCCAGGATCTGATATTTTTGTTCGCATGCCATTCCATGCAGCTCATACCACTTTGGAAAAAG ATCAAGAACGGCTGGACTATGACACGAAAAAACTGCAGAGCTATGTGAAGGAAAAATCTCTTCTGATTTCAGAAAGAGGAGCTCTTGCTGATAGGATAAGCCCTGACATCGTTAACTCTTTGATTACATTAACAGATACCCGTAAATGA